In one Pseudomonas sp. Bout1 genomic region, the following are encoded:
- the trpC gene encoding indole-3-glycerol phosphate synthase TrpC, whose translation MSVPTVLEKILARKAEEVAERRARVSLAELEGLAKSADAPRGFANALIKQAKDKQPAVIAEIKKASPSKGVIREIFIPQDIAKSYEKGGATCLSVLTDIDFFQGSDPYLQQARAACSLPVIRKDFMVDPYQIVEARALGADCVLLIVSALDDVKMAELAAVAKSVGLDVLVEVHDGDELERALKTLDTPLVGVNNRNLHTFEVSLENTLDLLPRIPRDRLVITESGIVNRADVELMEISGVYSFLVGETFMRAENPGAELQRLFFPERGVAVSGSTLD comes from the coding sequence ATGAGTGTGCCGACCGTTCTGGAAAAAATCCTGGCCCGCAAGGCTGAAGAAGTTGCCGAGCGCCGTGCTCGTGTGAGCCTGGCGGAGCTGGAAGGCCTGGCAAAAAGCGCCGATGCACCGCGTGGTTTTGCCAATGCGCTGATCAAGCAGGCCAAGGACAAACAGCCGGCCGTCATCGCAGAAATCAAAAAAGCTTCGCCGAGCAAGGGCGTGATTCGCGAAATCTTCATCCCTCAAGATATTGCCAAGAGCTACGAGAAGGGCGGCGCGACGTGCCTCTCGGTGTTGACCGATATCGACTTCTTCCAGGGCTCCGACCCGTACCTGCAGCAAGCACGTGCGGCTTGCTCGCTGCCGGTGATCCGCAAGGACTTTATGGTCGACCCGTACCAGATCGTCGAAGCCCGCGCATTGGGCGCCGATTGCGTGCTGTTGATCGTCTCGGCACTGGATGACGTGAAGATGGCCGAACTGGCCGCCGTGGCCAAAAGCGTTGGCCTCGACGTGCTGGTGGAAGTGCATGACGGTGATGAGCTGGAACGCGCACTGAAAACCCTCGACACACCGTTGGTGGGCGTCAATAACCGCAACCTGCACACCTTCGAAGTCAGCCTGGAAAACACCCTCGACCTGTTGCCGCGTATCCCGCGCGACCGGTTGGTGATCACCGAAAGCGGCATCGTCAATCGCGCCGATGTCGAACTGATGGAGATCAGCGGCGTGTACTCGTTCCTGGTCGGCGAAACCTTCATGCGTGCCGAGAACCCGGGGGCAGAATTGCAGCGCCTGTTTTTCCCGGAGCGTGGCGTTGCCGTCAGTGGCTCGACCCTGGATTGA
- the trpD gene encoding anthranilate phosphoribosyltransferase — MDIKTALSRIVGHLDLSTAEMSDVMREIMTGQCTDAQIGAFMMAMRMKSESIDEIVGAVSVMRELADKVELKTLDGVVDVVGTGGDGANIFNVSTAASFVVAAAGCTVAKHGNRAVSGKSGSADLLEAAGIYLNLTPVQVARCIDNVGIGFMFAQSHHGAMKHAAGPRKDLGLRTLFNMLGPLTNPAGVKHQVVGVFSQALCRPLAEVLQRMGSKHVLVVHSKDGLDEFSLAAPTFVAELKNDQVTEYWVEPEDLGMKSQSLHGLAVESPAASLELIRDALGRRKTENGQKAAEMIVLNAGAALYAADHAYSLKEGVALAHDALHTGLAREKLEELGAFTAVFKVENEG, encoded by the coding sequence ATGGATATCAAGACTGCCCTGAGCCGTATCGTCGGCCATCTGGACCTGAGCACCGCTGAAATGAGCGATGTGATGCGCGAGATCATGACCGGTCAATGCACCGACGCACAGATTGGCGCGTTCATGATGGCCATGCGCATGAAGAGCGAAAGCATCGACGAAATCGTCGGCGCCGTGTCGGTGATGCGTGAGCTGGCGGACAAGGTTGAACTCAAGACCCTGGACGGCGTGGTGGACGTGGTTGGCACCGGCGGTGACGGTGCGAATATTTTCAACGTGTCGACAGCCGCTTCGTTTGTCGTGGCGGCGGCGGGCTGCACCGTGGCCAAGCACGGCAACCGTGCCGTGTCGGGTAAAAGCGGCAGTGCCGACTTGCTGGAAGCGGCAGGCATCTACCTGAACCTGACCCCGGTACAAGTGGCGCGTTGCATCGATAACGTTGGTATTGGCTTCATGTTTGCGCAGTCCCATCACGGCGCAATGAAACACGCTGCCGGCCCGCGTAAAGACCTGGGCTTGCGCACCCTGTTCAACATGCTCGGCCCGCTTACGAATCCGGCCGGCGTGAAACATCAGGTAGTAGGCGTGTTCAGCCAGGCGCTGTGCCGTCCATTGGCTGAAGTCTTGCAGCGCATGGGCAGCAAGCATGTGCTGGTGGTGCACTCCAAGGATGGGCTGGACGAATTCAGCCTGGCGGCACCGACCTTCGTGGCGGAGCTGAAGAATGACCAGGTCACCGAATATTGGGTCGAGCCCGAAGACCTCGGCATGAAAAGCCAGAGCCTGCACGGCCTGGCGGTGGAAAGCCCAGCCGCCTCCCTTGAATTGATTCGCGATGCCCTCGGGCGTCGCAAGACCGAAAACGGCCAAAAAGCCGCAGAAATGATCGTGCTCAATGCCGGTGCGGCGCTGTACGCCGCGGATCACGCCTACAGTCTCAAAGAGGGTGTTGCCCTCGCTCATGATGCATTGCACACCGGGCTGGCGCGCGAAAAGCTCGAAGAACTGGGTGCGTTTACTGCGGTGTTCAAAGTGGAGAATGAAGGATGA
- a CDS encoding aminodeoxychorismate/anthranilate synthase component II — protein MLLMIDNYDSFTYNVVQYLGELGAEVKVVRNDEMTVAQIAALNPERIVVSPGPCTPTEAGISLEAIQFFAGKLPVLGVCLGHQSIGQAFGGDVVRARQVMHGKTSPVFHNDQGVFHGLNLPVTVTRYHSLVVKRETLPECLELTAWTQLEDGSVDEIMGLRHKTLNVEGVQFHPESILTEQGYELFANFLKQSGGTR, from the coding sequence ATGTTGCTGATGATTGATAACTACGACTCCTTTACCTACAACGTTGTGCAGTACCTGGGCGAGCTCGGTGCCGAGGTCAAGGTGGTGCGCAACGACGAAATGACCGTGGCGCAAATCGCCGCGTTGAACCCGGAACGCATCGTCGTTTCCCCTGGCCCGTGCACCCCGACCGAAGCGGGCATTTCCCTGGAAGCCATCCAGTTCTTCGCCGGCAAGTTGCCGGTCCTGGGTGTGTGCCTGGGCCATCAGTCCATCGGCCAGGCGTTCGGCGGCGACGTGGTTCGCGCCCGCCAGGTGATGCACGGCAAGACCAGCCCGGTGTTCCACAACGACCAAGGCGTATTCCACGGTTTGAATTTGCCGGTGACGGTGACCCGTTACCACTCGCTGGTGGTCAAGCGTGAAACCTTGCCCGAGTGCCTTGAGCTGACGGCCTGGACCCAGTTGGAAGACGGCTCCGTCGATGAAATCATGGGCCTGCGTCACAAGACACTGAACGTTGAAGGGGTGCAATTTCACCCGGAATCGATTTTGACCGAGCAGGGCTACGAGCTGTTCGCTAACTTTCTCAAGCAGAGCGGCGGCACGCGCTAA
- the estP gene encoding esterase EstP: protein MTKTRYFAPLAGCLLTLACSHAFAAPAPYSTMIVFGDSLADAGTFADPGAPGSTYRFTNRTGPQYFDGSGESTSLISSTLLGGKLGVAAGDLNASTSPERAAQGQADGNNWAVGGYTTQQIYDAITGNSTVTDSDTGQVLRTRPGYLALTGGRADPNALYFLSGGGNDFLDGLVLSPDQASAAAGRLANSAQALQQAGARYVMVWMLPDLGLTPAVNGTPLQGAVSALAGVFNQTLVQRLSQIDAQIIPLNIPLLLKETFADPGRFGFATDQNLNQTCFSGTTCRNPVYGVGGTNPDPTKLIYNDSVHPTEAGQVLIADYAYSLLAAPWEITLLPEMAQGTLRAHQDSLRNQWQADSGNWQAVGQWRAIVDAGGQHLDFDDQNSSASGDGSGYNLNIGGSYRLNDEWRVGVAAGFYRQSLEAGASDSDYKLNSYLGTAFAQYQEDHWWADAALTGGKLDFDNLKRKFALGVSEGTEKGDTDGWLWALSARVGYDIAEPNSEWHFSPFISADYSRVQVNGYSEKDARSTALTFDDQQRDSRRLGVGLQANYRFTPQTLVFGEVAHEHEFENDTQRVGMSLNSVPGIDFKLDGYTPRSNSDRLNLGVSHKVTKDLALNAAYNVRKDDNFTQQGVSVGVSLDF from the coding sequence ATGACCAAGACGCGCTACTTCGCTCCACTCGCCGGCTGCCTGTTAACGCTGGCCTGCTCACACGCCTTTGCCGCACCCGCGCCCTATTCGACCATGATCGTGTTCGGTGACAGCCTGGCCGATGCCGGGACATTCGCCGACCCCGGGGCCCCAGGCTCAACCTACCGCTTCACCAACCGCACCGGCCCGCAATACTTCGACGGCAGCGGCGAAAGCACCTCGCTGATTTCTTCGACGTTGCTGGGCGGCAAGCTGGGCGTCGCGGCGGGCGACCTGAACGCCTCCACCTCGCCGGAGCGCGCCGCGCAAGGCCAGGCAGACGGCAACAACTGGGCCGTCGGTGGGTACACCACCCAGCAAATCTACGACGCCATCACCGGTAACTCCACTGTCACCGACAGCGACACCGGGCAGGTATTGCGTACACGCCCCGGGTACCTGGCATTGACGGGTGGCCGAGCCGACCCCAACGCGTTGTATTTTCTCTCTGGCGGCGGCAATGACTTCCTCGACGGCCTGGTCCTCAGCCCCGACCAGGCTTCGGCCGCAGCCGGGCGCCTGGCCAACAGCGCCCAGGCTCTGCAACAGGCAGGCGCCCGTTATGTGATGGTGTGGATGCTGCCAGACCTGGGCCTGACGCCTGCTGTAAATGGTACGCCGCTGCAAGGGGCTGTCAGCGCCTTGGCCGGCGTCTTCAACCAGACCCTGGTGCAACGCCTGTCGCAAATCGACGCGCAGATCATCCCGCTGAACATTCCGTTGCTGCTCAAGGAGACCTTTGCCGACCCCGGGCGCTTTGGTTTCGCCACCGACCAGAACCTCAACCAGACCTGCTTTAGCGGCACCACCTGCAGGAATCCGGTGTATGGCGTGGGCGGCACCAACCCGGACCCGACCAAGCTGATTTACAACGACAGCGTCCACCCGACCGAAGCCGGCCAGGTATTGATCGCCGACTACGCCTATTCGCTGCTGGCCGCCCCTTGGGAAATCACCCTGCTTCCAGAAATGGCCCAAGGCACCTTGCGTGCCCATCAGGATTCATTGCGCAACCAATGGCAAGCCGACTCCGGTAACTGGCAGGCCGTAGGCCAATGGCGGGCGATTGTCGACGCTGGGGGCCAGCACCTGGACTTCGATGATCAAAACAGCTCGGCCAGCGGTGACGGCAGCGGCTATAACCTGAACATCGGTGGCAGCTACAGGCTCAACGACGAGTGGCGCGTGGGTGTGGCAGCAGGCTTCTATCGCCAGAGTCTTGAGGCCGGCGCCAGCGATTCGGACTACAAGCTCAATAGCTACCTGGGCACCGCGTTCGCCCAGTATCAGGAAGATCACTGGTGGGCCGACGCCGCATTGACCGGCGGCAAACTGGACTTCGACAACCTCAAGCGCAAGTTCGCCCTGGGCGTCAGCGAAGGTACCGAAAAAGGCGACACCGACGGCTGGCTGTGGGCCCTGAGCGCACGCGTGGGCTATGACATCGCCGAACCGAACAGCGAATGGCACTTCTCGCCGTTTATCAGCGCCGACTATTCACGGGTGCAGGTGAATGGTTATTCAGAGAAAGATGCGCGGTCCACGGCCTTGACCTTTGATGACCAACAGCGCGACTCCAGGCGTTTGGGGGTTGGTCTGCAAGCCAACTACCGCTTCACCCCGCAAACCCTGGTGTTTGGCGAAGTGGCCCACGAGCACGAGTTTGAAAACGATACGCAGCGAGTCGGCATGTCCCTTAACAGCGTGCCGGGGATTGATTTCAAACTGGACGGCTACACACCGCGCAGCAATTCGGATCGCCTGAACCTGGGAGTTAGCCACAAGGTGACCAAGGACCTGGCGCTGAACGCGGCCTATAACGTGAGAAAGGATGACAACTTTACCCAGCAAGGAGTGAGTGTGGGGGTGAGCCTGGATTTCTGA
- the trpE gene encoding anthranilate synthase component I, which yields MIREEFLRLAAAGYNRIPMACETLADFDTPLSIYLKLADEPNSYLLESVQGGEKWGRYSIIGLPCRTVLRVHDHHVSITLDGVEIESHDVEDPLAFVEEFKARYNVPTIAGLPRFNGGLVGYFGYDCVRYVEKRLGKSPNPDPLGVPDILLMVSDAVVVFDNLAGKMHAIVLADPSRADAFEQGQASLEALLEKLRQPITPRRGLDLSRPPAADPIFRSSFTQDDYERAVDTIKEYILAGDCMQVVPSQRMSIDFKAAPIDLYRALRCFNPTPYMYFFNFGDFHVVGSSPEVLVRVEDNLITVRPIAGTRPRGATEEADLALEQDLLSDDKEIAEHLMLIDLGRNDTGRVSEIGSVKLTEKMVIERYSNVMHIVSNVTGELKAGLTAMDALRAILPAGTLSGAPKIRAMEIIDELEPVKRGVYGGAVGYFAWNGNMDTAIAIRTAVIKDGELHVQAGGGIVADSVPALEWEETLNKRRAMFRAVALAEQTPQG from the coding sequence ATGATCCGCGAAGAATTCCTGCGTTTGGCCGCTGCCGGCTACAACCGTATCCCCATGGCCTGCGAAACCCTGGCCGACTTCGACACCCCGTTGTCGATCTACCTGAAGCTTGCCGACGAGCCCAACTCCTACCTGCTGGAGTCGGTGCAGGGCGGCGAGAAATGGGGCCGTTATTCGATCATAGGCCTGCCGTGCCGCACGGTGCTGCGGGTACATGATCACCATGTAAGCATCACCCTGGACGGCGTCGAGATCGAAAGCCACGACGTGGAAGACCCGTTGGCTTTCGTCGAGGAATTCAAGGCGCGCTACAACGTGCCGACCATCGCCGGCTTGCCGCGCTTCAATGGTGGCCTGGTGGGTTACTTCGGCTACGACTGCGTACGCTACGTGGAAAAACGCCTGGGCAAATCCCCGAACCCCGATCCGTTGGGCGTGCCGGACATTCTGCTGATGGTCTCCGACGCCGTGGTGGTGTTCGACAACCTCGCCGGCAAGATGCACGCGATTGTGTTGGCTGATCCTTCCCGGGCCGATGCGTTCGAGCAAGGCCAGGCCAGCCTCGAAGCGCTGCTGGAGAAACTGCGCCAGCCGATCACCCCGCGTCGTGGCCTGGACCTCAGCCGTCCGCCGGCGGCAGATCCGATTTTTCGTTCAAGCTTCACTCAGGATGACTACGAGCGTGCGGTCGACACCATCAAGGAATACATCCTTGCCGGTGACTGCATGCAGGTGGTGCCGTCGCAACGCATGTCCATCGACTTCAAGGCTGCGCCTATCGACCTGTACCGGGCGCTGCGCTGCTTCAACCCGACGCCGTACATGTACTTCTTCAACTTTGGCGACTTCCACGTAGTGGGCAGTTCGCCGGAAGTGCTGGTGCGGGTCGAAGACAACCTGATTACCGTGCGCCCGATTGCCGGCACGCGCCCTCGCGGTGCCACCGAAGAGGCAGACCTGGCGCTGGAGCAGGACCTGTTGAGCGACGACAAGGAAATCGCCGAGCACTTGATGCTGATCGACCTGGGCCGCAACGACACCGGGCGAGTCTCTGAAATCGGTTCGGTGAAGCTCACCGAGAAGATGGTGATCGAGCGGTATTCCAACGTGATGCACATTGTGTCCAACGTCACCGGCGAGCTGAAGGCCGGGTTGACCGCAATGGACGCACTGCGGGCGATCCTGCCGGCGGGCACCTTGTCGGGCGCGCCGAAGATTCGTGCGATGGAAATCATCGACGAACTGGAGCCGGTCAAGCGGGGTGTGTATGGCGGCGCGGTGGGGTATTTTGCCTGGAACGGCAATATGGACACCGCGATTGCGATCCGTACGGCGGTGATCAAGGACGGCGAACTGCATGTGCAGGCGGGCGGCGGGATTGTGGCTGACTCGGTGCCGGCGCTGGAGTGGGAAGAGACGCTGAACAAGCGCCGGGCGATGTTCCGGGCTGTGGCGTTGGCTGAACAGACCCCGCAGGGCTAA
- a CDS encoding phosphoglycolate phosphatase produces the protein MSGFEQLFPGKLPRLVMFDLDGTLIDSVPDLAAAVDDMLLKLGRKPAGVESVREWVGNGVQMLVRRALANNIDAEGVDEVEAEHALELFNVAYENGHELTVVYPGVRDTLKWLHKQGVEMALITNKPERFVAPLLDQMKIGRYFRWIIGGDTLPQKKPDPAALFFVMKMANIPASQSLFVGDSRSDVQAAKAAGVKCVALSYGYNHGRPIAEESPALVIDDLRLLIPGCLGAGAEITLPDAVPSPSGNPIVVVTRKLWMKVIKALARWRWRA, from the coding sequence ATGAGCGGCTTTGAGCAGCTGTTCCCCGGCAAACTGCCACGGCTGGTGATGTTCGATCTGGACGGTACGTTGATCGATTCGGTGCCGGACCTGGCGGCGGCCGTGGACGACATGCTGCTCAAGCTCGGTCGCAAGCCGGCGGGTGTCGAGTCGGTGCGCGAGTGGGTTGGCAACGGCGTGCAGATGCTGGTACGCCGGGCCCTGGCCAACAACATCGACGCCGAGGGTGTCGATGAGGTGGAGGCCGAGCATGCCCTTGAGCTGTTCAACGTGGCTTATGAAAACGGCCACGAGCTGACCGTGGTCTATCCCGGTGTGCGCGACACCCTGAAGTGGCTGCACAAACAGGGCGTGGAAATGGCCCTGATCACCAACAAGCCTGAGCGCTTCGTCGCGCCGCTGTTGGACCAGATGAAGATCGGCCGTTATTTCCGCTGGATCATCGGCGGCGATACCTTGCCGCAAAAGAAGCCTGACCCGGCTGCACTGTTCTTCGTGATGAAAATGGCCAATATCCCGGCGTCCCAATCGCTGTTTGTCGGCGATTCGCGCAGCGATGTGCAGGCGGCGAAGGCGGCGGGGGTCAAATGCGTGGCCTTGAGTTATGGCTACAACCATGGCCGCCCGATTGCCGAAGAATCCCCGGCGCTGGTGATTGATGACTTGCGCCTGTTAATCCCCGGTTGCTTGGGAGCGGGCGCTGAGATAACGTTGCCCGACGCTGTTCCATCCCCTTCTGGAAATCCCATCGTGGTGGTCACTCGCAAACTCTGGATGAAAGTCATCAAGGCCCTGGCCCGCTGGCGTTGGCGCGCCTGA
- the rpe gene encoding ribulose-phosphate 3-epimerase, with the protein MQPFVIAPSILSADFARLGEEVDNVLAAGADFVHFDVMDNHYVPNLTIGPMVCAALRKYGVTAPIDAHLMVSPVDRIVGDFIEAGATYITFHPEATLHVDRSLQLIREGGCKAGLVFNPATPLSVLEYVMDKVDMVLLMSVNPGFGGQKFIPGTLDKLRQARALIDASGRDIRLEIDGGVNVNNIREIAAAGADTFVAGSAIFNAPDYQEVIAKMRAELALARP; encoded by the coding sequence ATGCAGCCCTTCGTCATTGCTCCATCGATTCTCTCCGCCGACTTCGCCCGCCTGGGCGAAGAAGTGGACAACGTGTTGGCCGCCGGTGCCGACTTCGTTCACTTCGATGTCATGGACAACCACTATGTACCGAACCTGACCATTGGTCCGATGGTGTGCGCCGCCCTGCGCAAGTACGGCGTGACCGCGCCCATCGACGCGCACTTGATGGTCAGCCCGGTGGACCGCATCGTCGGTGACTTCATCGAAGCCGGTGCGACCTACATCACCTTCCACCCGGAAGCCACGCTGCACGTCGACCGTTCCCTGCAACTGATCCGCGAAGGCGGTTGCAAGGCCGGCCTGGTGTTCAACCCGGCCACCCCACTGAGCGTGCTCGAGTACGTGATGGACAAGGTCGACATGGTGCTGCTGATGAGCGTCAACCCGGGCTTTGGCGGGCAGAAGTTCATCCCTGGCACCCTCGACAAGCTGCGCCAGGCGCGCGCGCTGATCGATGCATCGGGGCGGGATATCCGCCTGGAAATCGACGGTGGCGTCAACGTGAACAACATTCGCGAAATCGCCGCGGCCGGTGCCGACACCTTTGTGGCCGGCTCGGCGATCTTCAACGCCCCGGACTATCAGGAAGTGATCGCCAAAATGCGTGCAGAACTGGCGCTGGCGCGTCCATGA
- a CDS encoding iron-containing alcohol dehydrogenase produces MSTSSFKIAHKLLTGPGAIEQLATELTRLDVDNPLIVTDAALVKSGTVALALEHLGERTYEIFDRVLPDPEIAIVEDCMRVYREGGHDGLIGLGGGSAIDIAKSVAAYAGYHGALADLFGVDQVPRKGPPLIAIPTTAGTGSEVTNVAILSDKVAQLKKGIVSDYLLPDVALISPQMTLTCPRSVTAASGVDALVHAIESYLSLNASPITDALALGAIKLIAKALPKAYANPANLQARDDMATASLMAGMAFGNAGVGAVHALAYPLGGRFNIAHGVSNALLLPYVMHWNKLACVERMQEIAQAMGVNITGLSAVDAADLAVEAMTRLCAAVEIPSGLRSFGVPEDAIPAMAVEAAGIERLMRNNPRKLSAADIEKIYRAAY; encoded by the coding sequence ATGAGTACTTCCTCATTCAAGATCGCCCACAAACTGCTCACCGGCCCAGGCGCCATCGAGCAACTGGCAACTGAGCTGACACGCCTGGATGTCGACAACCCGCTGATTGTCACCGACGCGGCGCTGGTCAAGTCCGGCACCGTGGCGTTGGCGCTGGAGCACCTGGGCGAACGAACCTACGAAATCTTCGACCGCGTGCTGCCCGACCCGGAAATCGCCATCGTCGAGGATTGCATGCGCGTGTACCGCGAAGGCGGGCATGACGGCCTGATCGGCCTTGGCGGCGGCAGCGCCATCGACATCGCCAAGAGCGTGGCGGCCTACGCCGGTTACCACGGCGCCCTGGCCGACCTGTTCGGCGTGGACCAGGTGCCCCGCAAAGGCCCGCCGCTGATCGCCATTCCCACCACCGCCGGCACCGGTTCGGAGGTGACCAACGTGGCGATTCTGTCGGACAAGGTCGCGCAGCTGAAAAAAGGTATCGTCAGCGATTACCTGCTGCCGGACGTGGCCCTGATCAGCCCGCAAATGACCCTGACCTGCCCCCGTAGCGTCACCGCCGCCAGTGGTGTGGACGCGCTGGTACACGCCATCGAATCCTACCTGTCGCTGAACGCCTCGCCGATTACTGATGCGCTGGCGCTTGGCGCAATCAAGTTGATCGCCAAGGCACTGCCCAAGGCCTACGCCAACCCGGCCAACCTGCAAGCCCGCGACGACATGGCCACCGCCAGCCTGATGGCCGGGATGGCGTTCGGTAACGCTGGCGTGGGCGCGGTGCATGCGCTGGCGTACCCGCTGGGCGGGCGCTTCAACATCGCCCACGGCGTGAGTAATGCCTTGCTGCTGCCCTACGTGATGCACTGGAACAAGCTGGCGTGTGTTGAGCGCATGCAAGAGATTGCTCAGGCCATGGGCGTGAATATTACGGGGCTGAGTGCCGTGGATGCGGCCGACCTGGCGGTGGAGGCCATGACGCGACTGTGTGCCGCAGTCGAGATCCCGTCCGGCCTGCGCAGCTTTGGTGTGCCCGAGGATGCCATCCCGGCCATGGCGGTAGAGGCGGCGGGCATCGAGCGCCTGATGCGCAACAATCCGCGCAAGCTCAGCGCCGCGGATATCGAGAAAATCTACCGGGCTGCCTACTAA